The following proteins come from a genomic window of Candidatus Eisenbacteria bacterium:
- the mfd gene encoding transcription-repair coupling factor has protein sequence MAPETTEKIPETLERRLLDRISGAEAFHILQRHLLDVKEPGESFLLGGLCGSSRTVAAAWLAREAASRGRGPVLYLLPESSVMEDAREDIQFLIGKKHMALFPDLGVPVYGSQHPKVPYRAGRIETLAALLNHDAQPWIILSTLPAILKRLAPVERFRSGIFHLRLGQTIDQEEFLGILVRLGYENQPLVGEYGDMSHRGGIVDVYTFGLENPVRVEWDGDEIASLREFDVFNQRSISQQAQMFILPMWELLFESEDWDRIDKQLSKRLNTEEGSEEMEAAQNAVDFLRNEAAFTGMEWIAPFFDIRQETLLDYLGSRAIVVADNPLMLSRALRSAQATIQEEYAKVSGDKAETHWDTETPWMSLYGNPEQNFIMEQDLSRLLSRYPTLFLDPAGSDEDFPAVEIPSPLSRGGVDLAGVGEGLEDWSGASGKGGGLPAPRIVPGTQQTARPLTLRTRPQERFNRNLELTRDYLYRLRDRGIDIWIFCDTANHRDRLEELMAEAPAVFEVGNLAQGFECPEAGLAVLTDHEIFRRLRRRTAGRRYSRGISLKELLAMSAGDFVVHIDHGIGVYKGIRRLVVNSQETDCMLLEYAGGDKLYIPVDQLDLVQRYSAEEGVRPSLSKLGSGQWQKTKARVKKSVKEMAGQLLRTYAIRKSRPGYAFGPDTVWQTEMEASFPFEETPDQAKTIEEVRTDLERAVPMERLICGDVGYGKTEVALRAAFKVALEGKQVGILVPTTLLAQQHYETFRERLEKYPVRVEVISRFRTTREQKAILADLKAGSVDILIGTHRLIQKDVEFKDLGLLIVDEEHRFGVAHKERLKHLKETVDHLSMTATPIPRTLHMSLMGATDMSIIRTPPRNRQSVQTQIVEFREDVIAYALMQEADRGGQSFFVHNRVESIDAIANYVRGLVPHLRVAVAHGQMRERQLENIMKSFLAGEHDVLVSTMIIEAGLDMPNVNTILVNRVDMLGLAQLYQLRGRVGRSDRKAYAYLMLPSNRVITETAQKRLKAIEEFDDLGSGFQLALRDLEIRGAGNMLGAEQHGFIVNIGFDLYTRLLEEAVRELKGLPAPERVSARIITNIEAYLSDSYLTDPKEKMNLYKTLADTEKIEQVDELIAEIEDRFGKMPPAGENLVELRKLRIRASRVGVATLTIRNDLIDIEMNRPLMRKEIQTLVSDMPMPVEFQSHGRHRIRAKHPGEKAAIRVAAMLLDALE, from the coding sequence ATGGCGCCTGAAACAACGGAAAAGATCCCTGAGACGTTGGAACGGCGGCTCCTCGACAGAATCTCGGGGGCCGAGGCCTTTCATATCCTCCAGCGGCATCTACTGGATGTGAAAGAGCCGGGCGAGTCGTTTCTGCTGGGGGGGTTATGCGGCTCGTCACGCACGGTGGCCGCCGCCTGGCTGGCCCGCGAAGCAGCCAGCAGAGGGCGTGGACCAGTGCTTTACCTCCTTCCCGAGAGCAGCGTGATGGAGGACGCCCGTGAGGATATCCAGTTTCTCATCGGAAAGAAGCATATGGCCCTCTTCCCGGACCTGGGCGTTCCCGTTTACGGGTCGCAACATCCCAAAGTCCCCTATCGCGCCGGACGGATCGAAACCCTCGCGGCGCTTCTCAACCATGATGCGCAGCCGTGGATTATCCTCAGCACCCTCCCCGCGATTCTTAAGAGGCTGGCGCCCGTCGAGCGTTTTCGCAGCGGGATCTTTCATCTCCGGCTGGGGCAAACAATCGATCAGGAAGAGTTTCTCGGCATCCTGGTTCGTCTAGGTTATGAGAACCAACCCCTTGTCGGCGAGTACGGCGACATGTCTCATCGCGGCGGGATTGTGGATGTTTATACATTCGGGCTGGAGAATCCCGTCAGAGTTGAATGGGATGGGGATGAGATCGCCTCTCTGCGGGAGTTCGATGTTTTCAATCAGCGATCGATTTCGCAGCAGGCGCAGATGTTCATTCTTCCGATGTGGGAATTGCTGTTCGAGTCTGAAGATTGGGACCGGATAGACAAACAACTCTCGAAACGGCTCAATACGGAGGAAGGCAGCGAAGAGATGGAAGCGGCGCAAAACGCCGTCGACTTTCTCCGCAATGAAGCCGCTTTTACCGGGATGGAATGGATCGCGCCCTTCTTTGACATTCGCCAGGAAACATTGCTGGACTATCTTGGTTCCCGGGCAATTGTTGTCGCCGATAATCCGCTCATGCTGTCACGAGCCCTGCGGTCGGCGCAGGCGACGATCCAGGAAGAATATGCGAAAGTTTCGGGTGACAAGGCGGAGACCCACTGGGATACCGAAACCCCCTGGATGTCTCTTTACGGCAATCCCGAACAAAATTTCATCATGGAGCAGGACCTCTCCCGGCTGTTGAGCCGCTACCCGACACTCTTCCTCGATCCGGCGGGCAGCGATGAGGATTTCCCTGCCGTCGAGATCCCATCACCGCTGAGTCGCGGCGGTGTTGATTTGGCCGGGGTGGGAGAGGGTTTGGAGGATTGGAGCGGCGCCTCCGGCAAGGGGGGCGGGCTGCCCGCCCCGCGGATCGTGCCCGGAACGCAGCAAACGGCAAGGCCTTTAACATTACGAACACGGCCGCAAGAGCGCTTCAATCGAAACCTCGAGCTGACTCGGGATTACCTGTACCGCCTGCGGGACCGCGGCATCGATATCTGGATCTTCTGCGACACAGCGAATCATCGGGACCGGCTTGAAGAGCTGATGGCTGAGGCTCCGGCTGTCTTTGAAGTCGGCAACCTCGCGCAGGGATTTGAGTGCCCCGAGGCGGGGCTGGCTGTTCTGACCGATCATGAAATTTTCAGGCGTCTGCGGCGCCGGACCGCCGGGCGGCGCTACAGCCGCGGGATCAGCTTGAAAGAGCTTCTCGCCATGAGCGCGGGGGATTTCGTTGTTCATATAGATCACGGGATCGGCGTTTATAAGGGTATCCGCCGGCTGGTGGTCAACAGCCAGGAAACCGATTGCATGCTGCTCGAGTACGCGGGCGGCGACAAGTTATACATTCCAGTCGATCAGCTCGATCTTGTGCAGCGCTATTCGGCCGAGGAGGGTGTCCGTCCCTCACTGAGCAAACTCGGCTCAGGCCAATGGCAAAAGACAAAAGCCCGCGTCAAGAAGTCCGTGAAAGAGATGGCCGGCCAGCTCCTGCGCACTTATGCGATCCGCAAGAGCCGGCCCGGCTATGCCTTCGGGCCTGATACCGTTTGGCAAACCGAGATGGAGGCGTCTTTTCCTTTTGAGGAGACGCCCGATCAGGCCAAAACGATCGAAGAGGTACGGACCGATCTCGAACGAGCTGTGCCGATGGAGCGGTTGATTTGCGGCGATGTCGGTTATGGCAAGACCGAAGTGGCGTTGCGGGCCGCTTTCAAAGTGGCGCTGGAGGGGAAGCAGGTCGGCATCCTCGTACCGACCACGCTGCTGGCGCAACAGCACTATGAGACCTTCAGGGAGCGCTTGGAGAAATACCCCGTTCGCGTCGAGGTGATCAGCCGGTTTCGAACGACGAGAGAGCAAAAGGCGATTTTGGCCGACCTGAAAGCCGGTTCGGTGGATATCCTCATCGGCACGCACCGGTTGATTCAGAAAGATGTCGAGTTCAAGGATCTCGGGCTTCTTATCGTCGATGAAGAACACCGCTTCGGTGTGGCGCACAAGGAGAGGCTGAAGCATCTCAAGGAGACGGTCGATCATCTTTCGATGACGGCGACGCCGATCCCGCGGACGCTGCATATGTCATTGATGGGTGCCACGGATATGTCGATCATCCGGACGCCGCCGCGGAACCGGCAATCGGTACAGACTCAGATTGTTGAATTCCGCGAGGATGTCATTGCCTATGCGCTGATGCAGGAAGCCGACCGCGGGGGTCAGTCGTTCTTTGTACATAACCGTGTCGAATCAATCGACGCCATTGCGAATTATGTCCGCGGCCTGGTGCCGCACCTCAGGGTGGCGGTGGCCCACGGGCAGATGCGGGAGCGCCAGCTTGAGAATATCATGAAGTCCTTTCTCGCCGGCGAGCATGATGTGCTGGTTTCGACGATGATTATCGAAGCCGGTTTGGATATGCCGAATGTGAATACAATTTTGGTGAATCGCGTCGATATGCTGGGATTGGCGCAGTTGTATCAGCTGCGGGGGCGCGTCGGCCGCTCCGACCGCAAGGCCTATGCTTATCTGATGCTTCCGTCGAATCGTGTGATTACGGAGACGGCGCAGAAGCGGTTGAAGGCGATTGAAGAGTTCGACGATTTGGGATCGGGTTTCCAGCTCGCCCTGCGGGATCTCGAGATCCGCGGCGCGGGGAATATGCTGGGAGCGGAACAACACGGCTTTATCGTCAATATTGGTTTTGATTTGTACACACGGCTGCTCGAGGAGGCGGTGCGCGAGTTGAAGGGCCTTCCAGCGCCGGAGCGGGTCAGCGCCCGGATTATCACCAATATCGAGGCTTATTTATCCGACAGCTACCTGACCGATCCCAAAGAGAAGATGAATCTTTACAAAACTCTGGCCGACACAGAGAAGATCGAGCAGGTTGATGAACTGATTGCGGAAATCGAGGACCGGTTCGGGAAGATGCCTCCGGCCGGCGAAAATCTGGTGGAGTTGCGCAAGCTGCGGATTCGAGCGAGTCGCGTGGGCGTCGCGACATTGACCATTCGAAACGACCTGATCGATATCGAGATGAACCGGCCGCTGATGCGCAAAGAGATTCAGACCCTCGTATCGGACATGCCGATGCCGGTCGAGTTTCAGTCGCACGGCCGCCACCGGATCCGCGCCAAACACCCGGGCGAAAAGGCGGCGATCCGCGTCGCCGCGATGCTACTGGATGCCCTCGAATGA
- a CDS encoding OsmC family protein: MAAPSNTMRSVSTWKSGAHFEHIAKSGVPYQTDARLEGFDQDTLAGAGPMEMLLGALAGCSGYDVVSLLKKMRVELKSFSIEIDAERRRENPRIFKSINVLYNIDAEPLDSRKILRAINFSVDKYCAVSAILSATAEMNWTLRCGGEEFTGTMHSK, translated from the coding sequence ATGGCCGCACCATCCAACACGATGAGATCCGTGTCGACCTGGAAAAGTGGCGCGCACTTCGAGCATATCGCGAAGAGCGGCGTTCCCTATCAGACAGACGCCAGGCTGGAGGGGTTTGATCAGGATACTCTCGCCGGCGCCGGGCCCATGGAGATGCTCCTCGGTGCCTTGGCCGGCTGTTCCGGTTATGATGTGGTGAGTCTTCTGAAGAAAATGCGGGTCGAGCTGAAATCCTTCAGCATCGAAATCGACGCGGAGCGGCGTAGGGAAAACCCCCGCATATTCAAAAGCATCAATGTGTTGTATAATATTGATGCAGAACCATTGGATTCCAGAAAGATCCTTCGGGCGATCAACTTTTCCGTCGACAAGTACTGCGCTGTTTCCGCCATCCTCAGCGCTACGGCTGAAATGAATTGGACGCTCCGCTGTGGCGGCGAAGAGTTTACGGGGACGATGCACTCAAAATGA
- a CDS encoding Smr/MutS family protein, which translates to MQLPIEDVIDLHAFHPRDIPDVVADYLWEAVDRGFSEVRIIHGKGTGYQKDVVTEILKSHPAVESFASAPPERGHWGATVVRLRQVNGGKS; encoded by the coding sequence ATGCAACTGCCCATTGAGGATGTGATTGATCTCCACGCCTTCCACCCGCGCGACATTCCCGATGTGGTGGCGGATTACCTTTGGGAGGCGGTGGACCGCGGATTTTCAGAAGTCCGGATCATTCATGGGAAAGGAACGGGCTATCAAAAAGATGTCGTGACCGAAATTTTGAAGAGCCATCCGGCCGTGGAGTCCTTCGCTTCCGCTCCACCGGAACGAGGACATTGGGGAGCCACTGTCGTCCGGCTGCGTCAAGTCAACGGAGGTAAATCTTAA
- a CDS encoding T9SS type A sorting domain-containing protein produces the protein MKATRMTNRKSFQIPLFICCFLFLAPAVVTTGWADDPAAYGPRCIRDQLKVYESMAQPVDPGDYQMSDGMTPPPDPGLGDSWDWYIWHLAGYPTATLESCTIRGVGDNVYVVVEDSRWNVHVNQEDVDLILEHFDNSSVGPYPTQGIWDLNTSHFGFPPDPLDNDPRIYILYYDFDVSSDGFFWIYDQYPDGTQPFASNECEVIYLSCAVSDPGGDYLTAVAAHEFEHMIHHNYDTNESSWVDEGCAELAMWLYGNPDNIVGFNSVPDNNLSVWNGTFSDYIKTYLWTLYFFERYGGQVAINNLVQQPGNGIPGYEAVLDAMGYTENFADVFSDWVVANYVDDETLLDGRFGYSGESLPVFTSILRSSYPAGPYNAAVQHWAADYVKFINGEPLGLLFNGLDSSTFAARVVTYSGGLATGVQDLPLDENQDGLLDFEDFGGSVDQLVLVAANLTSGTGSVTYSYATTTPADVADLPAAASSWLTAAPNPLRPGGALRFQTPRDVSVQVELYDAAGRRVWSWAREEVSAGIQEIPWDGRASSGALLAPGYYFARMRAGGLTKTSGVVVIN, from the coding sequence ATGAAAGCGACCCGTATGACGAACAGGAAGAGTTTTCAGATTCCCCTATTCATTTGTTGTTTTCTCTTTTTAGCTCCTGCCGTTGTTACAACGGGATGGGCGGATGACCCGGCGGCTTACGGCCCACGGTGTATCAGGGATCAACTCAAAGTCTACGAATCGATGGCCCAACCTGTAGATCCGGGCGACTACCAGATGAGTGACGGAATGACCCCGCCGCCGGATCCGGGACTCGGCGATTCCTGGGATTGGTATATCTGGCATCTGGCTGGATACCCCACGGCCACTTTGGAATCGTGTACAATCCGCGGCGTCGGCGACAATGTTTATGTTGTCGTGGAAGATTCGCGCTGGAATGTCCATGTGAATCAGGAGGATGTTGATCTGATCCTTGAACATTTCGATAACAGCAGTGTCGGCCCCTATCCCACTCAGGGAATCTGGGATCTCAACACATCGCATTTCGGTTTCCCGCCCGATCCCCTCGATAACGATCCGCGCATCTACATTCTCTACTATGATTTTGATGTCAGCTCCGACGGATTCTTCTGGATTTACGATCAATATCCCGATGGAACACAGCCCTTCGCCTCCAATGAATGCGAGGTCATCTATCTGAGTTGCGCCGTCAGCGATCCGGGGGGTGACTACCTGACCGCCGTCGCAGCCCATGAATTCGAGCATATGATCCACCACAACTACGATACGAATGAATCCTCCTGGGTGGATGAGGGATGCGCCGAGCTGGCGATGTGGCTGTACGGCAACCCCGACAACATTGTGGGCTTCAACTCCGTACCGGACAACAATCTGAGCGTTTGGAACGGCACCTTCTCCGATTATATAAAAACCTATCTTTGGACTCTCTATTTCTTCGAGCGCTACGGCGGGCAGGTGGCGATTAACAATCTGGTTCAACAGCCGGGCAACGGCATCCCCGGATATGAAGCCGTGCTCGACGCCATGGGTTATACAGAAAACTTCGCCGATGTCTTCAGTGATTGGGTCGTCGCCAACTATGTCGATGACGAAACATTACTCGACGGCCGTTTCGGCTATTCCGGTGAAAGTCTCCCGGTTTTCACGTCGATACTGCGAAGCAGCTATCCGGCGGGACCGTACAACGCCGCTGTGCAGCACTGGGCCGCGGATTATGTCAAGTTTATCAATGGCGAACCGCTGGGGCTTCTGTTTAACGGACTCGACAGCTCGACCTTCGCCGCCCGGGTCGTCACCTACTCCGGGGGCTTGGCGACGGGCGTGCAGGACTTACCCCTGGATGAAAACCAGGACGGCTTGCTCGATTTTGAGGATTTCGGCGGAAGTGTCGATCAATTGGTTCTGGTCGCAGCGAATCTGACCAGCGGAACCGGATCGGTCACCTATTCCTATGCCACAACCACGCCGGCCGATGTGGCTGACCTTCCCGCCGCGGCGTCCAGCTGGCTGACCGCCGCGCCGAATCCCCTGAGACCCGGCGGCGCCCTGCGTTTCCAGACGCCGCGGGACGTGTCGGTTCAGGTGGAGTTGTACGATGCGGCGGGGCGCCGGGTTTGGAGCTGGGCCCGGGAAGAGGTCTCCGCCGGCATTCAGGAAATTCCGTGGGACGGGCGGGCTTCCAGCGGTGCATTGCTGGCCCCCGGATACTATTTCGCGCGGATGCGGGCCGGTGGGCTCACAAAAACATCCGGGGTTGTCGTCATCAACTGA
- a CDS encoding NAAT family transporter, with amino-acid sequence MDIISVFATLFLIMDPFGNIPVFLSILDRIPERRRRRVLIRELLLALLVIIITIFGGRTVMNFLGLKEQSVSIAGGIILFLIALRMVFASHSATPEDDLEGEPLLVPLAIPFVAGPSLLAVLLLFSTGAPGQLPGLLLAAGLAWAATFVLLFASTFLMRILTKRGLIAMERLTGMVLIALAVQLFLDGLTRYFQ; translated from the coding sequence ATGGATATTATATCTGTATTTGCGACGCTGTTTCTCATTATGGATCCCTTTGGGAATATACCGGTTTTTCTTTCGATTCTTGATCGAATCCCCGAACGGAGGAGGCGCAGGGTTCTCATCCGGGAGCTTCTGCTGGCCCTGCTCGTGATCATCATCACTATCTTCGGCGGGCGTACCGTGATGAATTTTCTGGGACTGAAGGAGCAGTCGGTGAGTATCGCCGGCGGCATCATCCTCTTCCTGATCGCCTTGAGAATGGTCTTTGCGTCACATTCCGCAACCCCGGAGGATGATCTCGAAGGGGAGCCGCTGCTGGTGCCTCTCGCGATCCCCTTTGTTGCGGGACCTTCGCTGCTGGCGGTTCTGCTCCTCTTCTCGACCGGAGCGCCGGGTCAATTGCCGGGTTTGTTGCTGGCCGCCGGGCTGGCCTGGGCTGCGACTTTTGTTCTCCTCTTCGCTTCAACATTTTTGATGAGGATACTTACAAAACGAGGGCTGATCGCCATGGAACGGTTAACCGGCATGGTTCTGATCGCCCTCGCTGTACAACTCTTTTTAGACGGTCTGACGCGATACTTTCAGTAA
- a CDS encoding aromatic amino acid ammonia-lyase, with protein sequence MSITLTGKNLTVDDVVAVARFGDQVQLHPEAVERIKKCRAFIEERIVAGEIMYGVNTGIGEFSEVVLNDDQVKQFQRYLIYNHAAGIGDPCPIEWVRGAMLLRANVHANGYSACRPEITRTLVEMLNKGVTPVVCRKGSVGACGDLAPMSQIALLMMGEGEATFKGVRMPGREALEKAGIPIPGLMARDGLACINGSNLINSMACLILYDAERWLKQAEIAAAMTLEALKANLKPYDTRLHSLRGFQGAVTSAGNIRRVIEGSDLATGKEKVKVQDAYSMRSTPQVLGTMRDQMRWTRSQIEIEANGVGDNPIFLPEDKVVLTGANFQGTPISLPLDTLGASITMVCVMSERRLNRLTNPALSVGLPPFLTKGAGLMSGMMLSQYTADMQIVEQRILSAPAYIQSIPAAADQEDFVSMGMNTALKTHQILEVAYGVLGIEFMGAAQGLDFRTFTPGKGTQAAKSEIRKHVDFLGEDRPLYTDHNTMMALVKSLAILNAVESEIGELAIY encoded by the coding sequence ATGTCTATCACTCTCACCGGGAAAAATCTAACGGTCGACGATGTCGTCGCCGTCGCCCGATTCGGCGATCAAGTTCAACTCCACCCCGAAGCCGTCGAACGCATCAAGAAATGCCGCGCTTTTATCGAAGAGCGGATCGTTGCGGGCGAGATCATGTACGGGGTGAATACCGGTATTGGTGAGTTCTCCGAAGTTGTCCTCAATGACGACCAGGTTAAGCAATTTCAACGTTATCTTATTTATAATCACGCCGCCGGGATCGGCGACCCATGTCCGATCGAGTGGGTGCGGGGCGCGATGCTGTTGCGCGCCAATGTGCATGCCAACGGTTATTCCGCCTGCCGTCCTGAAATAACACGGACCCTGGTCGAGATGCTCAACAAGGGTGTCACGCCCGTGGTCTGCCGGAAGGGCTCCGTCGGCGCCTGCGGTGATTTGGCCCCGATGAGCCAGATCGCGCTGCTTATGATGGGGGAGGGCGAGGCCACATTTAAAGGCGTGCGCATGCCGGGTCGTGAAGCTCTTGAGAAAGCGGGAATCCCCATTCCGGGATTGATGGCCCGCGATGGGTTGGCCTGCATCAACGGATCCAACCTGATCAATTCGATGGCCTGTCTCATTCTCTATGATGCCGAGCGGTGGCTGAAGCAGGCCGAGATCGCCGCGGCCATGACATTGGAAGCGCTCAAAGCGAATCTCAAGCCCTACGACACCCGCCTGCACTCATTGCGGGGTTTTCAGGGCGCCGTCACCAGCGCCGGAAATATCAGGCGGGTGATTGAAGGGTCCGATCTCGCCACCGGCAAGGAAAAAGTTAAAGTACAAGACGCTTACAGCATGCGGTCGACCCCGCAGGTGCTCGGCACCATGCGCGATCAGATGCGATGGACCCGTTCGCAGATCGAGATCGAGGCGAACGGCGTGGGCGATAATCCGATCTTTTTACCGGAGGACAAGGTTGTTCTGACCGGAGCCAACTTCCAGGGAACGCCGATCAGCCTGCCGCTTGACACCCTCGGCGCTTCGATCACGATGGTCTGTGTTATGAGTGAACGGCGTCTCAACCGGCTGACGAATCCGGCTCTCAGCGTCGGCCTGCCGCCCTTCCTCACCAAGGGCGCGGGACTCATGAGCGGCATGATGCTCAGCCAATACACCGCCGATATGCAGATTGTCGAACAGCGGATTCTTTCCGCTCCGGCCTATATACAATCGATTCCCGCCGCGGCCGATCAAGAGGATTTTGTCTCGATGGGGATGAATACGGCGTTGAAGACGCATCAGATCCTTGAGGTCGCCTATGGTGTCTTGGGGATCGAGTTTATGGGCGCCGCGCAAGGGCTCGACTTCAGAACCTTCACACCGGGGAAGGGCACGCAGGCCGCTAAAAGTGAAATCCGAAAACATGTCGATTTTCTTGGCGAGGACCGGCCGCTCTATACGGATCACAACACGATGATGGCCCTCGTTAAGAGCCTCGCCATTCTCAATGCCGTTGAATCGGAGATCGGCGAGCTGGCGATCTACTAA